In the Phaseolus vulgaris cultivar G19833 chromosome 7, P. vulgaris v2.0, whole genome shotgun sequence genome, one interval contains:
- the LOC137830525 gene encoding protein GAST1-like, with protein MATNILHFCLLAILLLLKESHAMVAVATSKSPAPAPAPGPGPAPAPAPTPGAAPKPKPGPEAAPAAPAPESNKNNGTSEGSLKPQDCGPRCAHRCSNTQYKKPCLFFCKKCCAKCLCVPPGTYGNKEVCPCYNNWKTKRGGPKCP; from the exons ATGGCCACAAACATCCTTCACTTCTGCCTCCTTGCAATCCTTCTCCTCCTCAAGGAGAGCCAT GCTATGGTTGCTGTTGCTACCTCTAAGTCTCCAGCTCCAGCTCCAGCACCAGGACCAGGACCAGCACCAGCACCAGCACCAACACCAGGAGCAGCACCAAAACCAAAACCAGGACCAGAAGCAGCACCAGCAGCACCAGCTCCTGAGTCAAACAAG AATAATGGGACGAGTGAGGGGAGTCTTAAACCACAAG ATTGTGGACCTCGTTGTGCGCATAGATGCTCAAACACACAGTACAAGAAGCCATGTTTGTTCTTCTGCAAGAAGTGTTGTGCGAAATGCCTGTGTGTGCCTCCTGGAACCTATGGCAACAAGGAGGTGTGCCCCTGCTACAACAACTGGAAGACCAAAAGGGGAGGACCCAAATGCCCTTGA
- the LOC137830527 gene encoding LOW QUALITY PROTEIN: probable F-box protein At5g04010 (The sequence of the model RefSeq protein was modified relative to this genomic sequence to represent the inferred CDS: inserted 1 base in 1 codon), with product MSPPPWEALVLVATYLDPKTLTIASCVSKSWLSSMSSDHVWKPVLTTHFPSLATLSSAVSYRRLFAMGHAAAARRNQKPPKPSLSLEDLVFAVSVSTRDGVVASGVRAGETLRVEAAGVCRFGVGCEGGVLKEGEEEVRVTWNVVLKGWGGVLTMVESEGKVRLVGGGEGWFWQELPAQGCCSGAVASAMVGDLRVGMCEEKDGGXRVEEVTVGILRVVDWRYVSVEDGLRYFQHFLLTNHST from the exons ATGTCTCCACCACCATGGGAAGCTCTCGTCCTCGTAGCCACCTACCTTGACCCCAAAACCCTAACCATAGCTTCATGCGTGTCAAAGTCATGGCTCTCTTCCATGTCCTCCGATCACGTTTGGAAGCCCGTCTTGACTACCCACTTCCCCTCTTTGGCCACCCTTTCCTCCGCCGTGTCCTACCGCCGCCTTTTCGCGATGGGCCACGCGGCCGCCGCGCGCCGCAACCAGAAGCCGCCGAAGCCGAGTCTCTCGCTGGAGGACCTTGTCTTCGCCGTCTCCGTCTCCACCCGCGACGGCGTAGTGGCTTCCGGCGTGAGGGCCGGCGAGACGCTGCGCGTGGAGGCGGCGGGGGTGTGTCGGTTTGGCGTGGGGTGTGAGGGCGGCGTTTTGAAGGAGGGGGAGGAGGAGGTGAGGGTGACGTGGAACGTGGTGCTGAAAGGGTGGGGAGGGGTTTTGACGATGGTGGAGAGCGAGGGGAAGGTGAGATTGGTGGGTGGTGGAGAGGGGTGGTTCTGGCAGGAGCTGCCGGCGCAGGGATGCTGCTCCGGCGCGGTGGCGAGTGCAATGGTGGGGGATTTGAGGGTGGGGATGTGTGAAGAGAAGGATGGGG TGAGGGTGGAAGAAGTGACTGTGGGGATTTTGAGGGTTGTTGATTGGAGGTATGTTAGTGTTGAAGATGGACTTAGATATTTCCAACATTTTCTTCTCACTAATCATTCAACTTAA
- the LOC137830526 gene encoding peptide chain release factor PrfB3, chloroplastic isoform X1 gives MVMATMVSEPACPTRMVHEVASSFSSKWHSSLGKKKPHVQLLQRSFGIKACNSSMANNKDIYNQVGLFSLKRKIEDAVLRAETFTSTALEIEEATRIKQEEMVRDFDMWDDPAKFSDILVKLANSAKVVDSLKDMKYKVEEAKLINQLAEMNAIDYGLYKQAYEASLDVSDILDQYEISKLLNGPFDMAGACLVIKASPNDIHSKLWAEQLLSMYLRWAKRQGYEGRIVDKCPFKNGGINSATIEFEFECAYGYLSGEKGAHHLIRDSSNESSQLEASSATVDVIPMFFENACDHEIDSEDLVISSPSIQGENKRQTDLSVCIQHLPTGISVQSSGERSRFANKMKALNRLKAKLLVTAREQGVASIKSIQKDNIVNPWQEETRRYVFHPYKLVHDVKTGIQMPDLNYVLDGNIGTLIAAHINSRAMS, from the exons ATGGTTATGGCAACTATGGTGTCTGAACCTGCTTGTCCAACAAGAATGGTTCATGAAGTTGCATCTTCTTTCAGTTCTAAATGGCACTCTTCTCTGGGGAAGAAGAAGCCGCATGTTCAGCTGCTTCAACGTTCTTTTGGAATTAAAGCTTGTAATAGTTCCATGGCTAACAACAAGGACATATACAATCAAGTGG GTTTATTTTCTCTAAAGAGGAAAATTGAAGATGCAGTTCTTCGAGCTGAAACATTCACATCGACAGCCTTGGAAATTGAAGAAGCAACCCGGATTAAGCAGGAAGAAATGGTGCGTGATTTTGATATGTGGGATGATCCAGCTAAGTTCAGTGACATCCTTGTCAAGTTGGCTAACAGTGCCAAAGTAGTTGATTCCCTAAAGGACATGAAATACAAG GTAGAGGAAGCAAAGCTGATCAATCAGTTGGCTGAGATGAATGCTATTGATTATGGGCTTTATAAACAAGCATAtgaagcatcattggatgtgaGTGATATTCTAGATCAGTATGAGATTTCTAAGCTTCTTAATGGTCCATTTGATATGGCAGGAGCATGTTTGGTTATAAAAGCTTCACCTAATGACATCCATTCAAAG CTCTGGGCAGAACAGCTCCTAAGTATGTATCTTAGATGGGCCAAAAGACAAGGTTATGAAGGAAGGATTGTTGACAAGTGTCCGTTCAAGAATGGAGGAATTAATTCTGCAACTATAGAGTTTGAGTTTGAGTGTGCATATGGTTATCTTTCAGGGGAAAAAGGAGCTCACCACTTGATAAGAGATTCTTCAAATGAATCTTCTCAGCTTGAG GCTAGCTCAGCAACTGTAGATGTTATTCCCATGTTCTTTGAGAATGCTTGTGATCATGAAATTGATTCTGAGGATTTGGTCATCTCATCTCCCTCGATTCAAGGGGAAAACAAGAGACAAACAGATCTTTCAGTTTGCATTCAGCATCTACCTACTGGCATAAGTGTCCAATCCTCTG GTGAGAGAAGCCGTTTTGCAAATAAGATGAAAGCACTAAACAGACTGAAAGCCAAACTTCTAGTGACAGCAAGGGAACAAGGAGTTGCAAGTATAAAAAGTATACAGAAGGACAACATTGTGAATCCATGGCAAGAAGAAACTaggaggtacgtttttcatccGTACAAGTTAGTACATGATGTAAAGACAGGCATTCAGATGCCAGACCTGAATTATGTTCTTGATGGGAACATTGGAACCCTTATTGCAGCTCATATTAATAGCAGAGCCATGTCATAA
- the LOC137830526 gene encoding peptide chain release factor PrfB3, chloroplastic isoform X2: MVMATMVSEPACPTRMVHEVASSFSSKWHSSLGKKKPHVQLLQRSFGIKACNSSMANNKDIYNQVGLFSLKRKIEDAVLRAETFTSTALEIEEATRIKQEEMVRDFDMWDDPAKFSDILVKLANSAKVVDSLKDMKYKVEEAKLINQLAEMNAIDYGLYKQAYEASLDLWAEQLLSMYLRWAKRQGYEGRIVDKCPFKNGGINSATIEFEFECAYGYLSGEKGAHHLIRDSSNESSQLEASSATVDVIPMFFENACDHEIDSEDLVISSPSIQGENKRQTDLSVCIQHLPTGISVQSSGERSRFANKMKALNRLKAKLLVTAREQGVASIKSIQKDNIVNPWQEETRRYVFHPYKLVHDVKTGIQMPDLNYVLDGNIGTLIAAHINSRAMS, encoded by the exons ATGGTTATGGCAACTATGGTGTCTGAACCTGCTTGTCCAACAAGAATGGTTCATGAAGTTGCATCTTCTTTCAGTTCTAAATGGCACTCTTCTCTGGGGAAGAAGAAGCCGCATGTTCAGCTGCTTCAACGTTCTTTTGGAATTAAAGCTTGTAATAGTTCCATGGCTAACAACAAGGACATATACAATCAAGTGG GTTTATTTTCTCTAAAGAGGAAAATTGAAGATGCAGTTCTTCGAGCTGAAACATTCACATCGACAGCCTTGGAAATTGAAGAAGCAACCCGGATTAAGCAGGAAGAAATGGTGCGTGATTTTGATATGTGGGATGATCCAGCTAAGTTCAGTGACATCCTTGTCAAGTTGGCTAACAGTGCCAAAGTAGTTGATTCCCTAAAGGACATGAAATACAAG GTAGAGGAAGCAAAGCTGATCAATCAGTTGGCTGAGATGAATGCTATTGATTATGGGCTTTATAAACAAGCATAtgaagcatcattggat CTCTGGGCAGAACAGCTCCTAAGTATGTATCTTAGATGGGCCAAAAGACAAGGTTATGAAGGAAGGATTGTTGACAAGTGTCCGTTCAAGAATGGAGGAATTAATTCTGCAACTATAGAGTTTGAGTTTGAGTGTGCATATGGTTATCTTTCAGGGGAAAAAGGAGCTCACCACTTGATAAGAGATTCTTCAAATGAATCTTCTCAGCTTGAG GCTAGCTCAGCAACTGTAGATGTTATTCCCATGTTCTTTGAGAATGCTTGTGATCATGAAATTGATTCTGAGGATTTGGTCATCTCATCTCCCTCGATTCAAGGGGAAAACAAGAGACAAACAGATCTTTCAGTTTGCATTCAGCATCTACCTACTGGCATAAGTGTCCAATCCTCTG GTGAGAGAAGCCGTTTTGCAAATAAGATGAAAGCACTAAACAGACTGAAAGCCAAACTTCTAGTGACAGCAAGGGAACAAGGAGTTGCAAGTATAAAAAGTATACAGAAGGACAACATTGTGAATCCATGGCAAGAAGAAACTaggaggtacgtttttcatccGTACAAGTTAGTACATGATGTAAAGACAGGCATTCAGATGCCAGACCTGAATTATGTTCTTGATGGGAACATTGGAACCCTTATTGCAGCTCATATTAATAGCAGAGCCATGTCATAA
- the LOC137830528 gene encoding folylpolyglutamate synthase isoform X1, producing the protein MENNVVTDGQKQNFPSSSFEAAMEKISSLITRQRRGEKPPIANKLEIMSLYLKILGLEEDINRLNIIHVAGTKGKGSTCIFCEAILRECGFRTGVFTSPHLIDVRERFRIDGIDISEDKFLQYFWECWNQLEDNTSEQLSMPPLFLFLTILAFKIFISEKVDAAIIEVGLGGKEDSTNVIKEPTVCGITSLGMDHTEILGDTLGQIASHKAGIFKPKVPAFTVPQPPEAMDVILERAKELMVPLEVTEPFDRKQITGLKLGLSGDHQFYNAALAVSLCRCWLQRTGNWGEKYQNHFQDSNLPDEFMRGLSTVHFPGRAQIVHASSPNSHCSEIMSKNCGELTFYLDGAHSPESMEACAKWFSNAVEIPSNLPFEVENADELSENSHILHKGNTLGQFEKSFKRILLFNCLDVRNPHILLPRLVNTCASSGIHFSRALFVPNMSKYSKVISGASVISSDLHGIDLSWQFNLQRIWEKITHGKEITSPIEKDFKIDSKEIVPPPEFLNDNSHDCFARSAVIPSLPLAIKWLQDCVKQHPSTRLQVLVTGSLHLVGDVLKLLKR; encoded by the exons ATGGAAAACAATGTCGTCACTGATGGGCAAAAGCAAAATTTCCCATCGTCTTCATTCGAAGCTGCCATGGAGAAGATTTCATCTCTTATTACTCGCCAAAGGCGAGGGGAAAAGCCACCGATTGCTAACAAATTAGAAATAATGTCTTTGTATCTTAAG ATATTGGGCTTGGAGGAAGATATAAATAGGCTCAACATTATTCATGTGGCAGGCACAAAGGGGAAG GGTTCAACATGCATATTCTGTGAGGCAATCTTAAGGGAATGTGGCTTTCGCACTGGAGTTTTCACATCCCCTCACCTAATTGACGTGCGGGAACGATTTCGTATTGATGG GATTGACATATCCGAAGACAAGTTTTTACAGTATTTCTGGGAATGTTGGAATCAATTGGAG GACAACACATCGGAGCAGCTTTCAATGCCCCCACTATTTCTGTTTCTTACTATATTGGcgttcaaaatatttatatctgAAAAG GTTGATGCTGCCATTATTGAAGTTGGACTTGGAGGCAAAGAAGACTCAACTAATGTG ATCAAAGAGCCCACTGTTTGTGGCATTACGTCTCTTGGCATGGATCATACTGAAATACTGG GAGATACTCTTGGACAGATAGCTTCACACAAGGCAGGGATTTTTAAG CCCAAAGTTCCTGCCTTCACAGTACCACAACCTCCTGAAGCAATGGATGTTATCCTTGAGAGAGCCAAAGAACTAATG GTTCCCCTGGAAGTGACTGAACCTTTTGATCGTAAACAAATAACAGGATTAAAGCTTGGTTTATCTGGTGATCACCAATTCTATAATGCTGCTCTTGCAGTCTCACTTTGTAGATGCTGGCTTCAGAGAACAGGGAACTGGGGGGAAAAATATCAAAAT CATTTTCAGGATTCTAATTTGCCAGATGAATTTATGAGAGGCCTTTCAACTGTGCATTTTCCTGGAAGGGCTCAGATTGTTCATGCTTCTTCTCCAAATTCCCACTGCTCAGAAATCATGTCTAAAAATTGTGGAGAGTTGACATTTTATTTGGATGGAGCTCATAGTCCAGAGAGCATGGAGGCTTGTGCAAAGTGGTTCTCCAATGCTGTAGAAATTCCATCAAATTTGCCTTTTGAAGTGGAAAATGCAGATGAATTGTCAGAAAATAGTCACATACTACACAAAGGAAATACCTTGGGGCAGTTTGAGAAATCTTTTAAGCGG ATTCTCCTATTCAATTGCTTAGATGTGAGAAATCCCCATATTTTACTTCCACGGCTGGTGAATACATGTGCTTCTTCAG GTATTCATTTCTCAAGAGCACTTTTTGTCCCAAATATGTCGAAATATAGTAAGGTTATTTCTGGTGCATCAGTTATTTCTTCTGATCTCCATGGCATAGATCTGTCGTGGCAATTTAACCTCCAAAGAATTTGGGAGAAGATTACTCACGGGAAAG AAATAACCTCTCCAATTGAAAAGGATTTCAAGATAGATAGCAAGGAGATCGTACCACCTCCCGAGTTTCTTAATGATAATTCTCATGACTGTTTTGCACGCAGTGCAGTAATACCTTCATTACCATTGGCAATCAAATGGCTGCAGGACTGTGTCAAACAACACCCTTCCACAAGACTTCAG GTTCTTGTCACTGGATCGCTGCATCTTGTTGGAGATGTGCTAAAGCTCTTGAAAAGATGA
- the LOC137830528 gene encoding folylpolyglutamate synthase isoform X2: MGLTYPKTSFYSISGNVGINWRTTHRSSFQCPHYFCFLLYWRSKYLYLKRLMLPLLKLDLEAKKTQLMWYAFDIKEPTVCGITSLGMDHTEILGDTLGQIASHKAGIFKPKVPAFTVPQPPEAMDVILERAKELMVPLEVTEPFDRKQITGLKLGLSGDHQFYNAALAVSLCRCWLQRTGNWGEKYQNHFQDSNLPDEFMRGLSTVHFPGRAQIVHASSPNSHCSEIMSKNCGELTFYLDGAHSPESMEACAKWFSNAVEIPSNLPFEVENADELSENSHILHKGNTLGQFEKSFKRILLFNCLDVRNPHILLPRLVNTCASSGIHFSRALFVPNMSKYSKVISGASVISSDLHGIDLSWQFNLQRIWEKITHGKEITSPIEKDFKIDSKEIVPPPEFLNDNSHDCFARSAVIPSLPLAIKWLQDCVKQHPSTRLQVLVTGSLHLVGDVLKLLKR; encoded by the exons ATGG GATTGACATATCCGAAGACAAGTTTTTACAGTATTTCTGGGAATGTTGGAATCAATTGGAG GACAACACATCGGAGCAGCTTTCAATGCCCCCACTATTTCTGTTTCTTACTATATTGGcgttcaaaatatttatatctgAAAAG GTTGATGCTGCCATTATTGAAGTTGGACTTGGAGGCAAAGAAGACTCAACTAATGTGGTACGCATTTGAT ATCAAAGAGCCCACTGTTTGTGGCATTACGTCTCTTGGCATGGATCATACTGAAATACTGG GAGATACTCTTGGACAGATAGCTTCACACAAGGCAGGGATTTTTAAG CCCAAAGTTCCTGCCTTCACAGTACCACAACCTCCTGAAGCAATGGATGTTATCCTTGAGAGAGCCAAAGAACTAATG GTTCCCCTGGAAGTGACTGAACCTTTTGATCGTAAACAAATAACAGGATTAAAGCTTGGTTTATCTGGTGATCACCAATTCTATAATGCTGCTCTTGCAGTCTCACTTTGTAGATGCTGGCTTCAGAGAACAGGGAACTGGGGGGAAAAATATCAAAAT CATTTTCAGGATTCTAATTTGCCAGATGAATTTATGAGAGGCCTTTCAACTGTGCATTTTCCTGGAAGGGCTCAGATTGTTCATGCTTCTTCTCCAAATTCCCACTGCTCAGAAATCATGTCTAAAAATTGTGGAGAGTTGACATTTTATTTGGATGGAGCTCATAGTCCAGAGAGCATGGAGGCTTGTGCAAAGTGGTTCTCCAATGCTGTAGAAATTCCATCAAATTTGCCTTTTGAAGTGGAAAATGCAGATGAATTGTCAGAAAATAGTCACATACTACACAAAGGAAATACCTTGGGGCAGTTTGAGAAATCTTTTAAGCGG ATTCTCCTATTCAATTGCTTAGATGTGAGAAATCCCCATATTTTACTTCCACGGCTGGTGAATACATGTGCTTCTTCAG GTATTCATTTCTCAAGAGCACTTTTTGTCCCAAATATGTCGAAATATAGTAAGGTTATTTCTGGTGCATCAGTTATTTCTTCTGATCTCCATGGCATAGATCTGTCGTGGCAATTTAACCTCCAAAGAATTTGGGAGAAGATTACTCACGGGAAAG AAATAACCTCTCCAATTGAAAAGGATTTCAAGATAGATAGCAAGGAGATCGTACCACCTCCCGAGTTTCTTAATGATAATTCTCATGACTGTTTTGCACGCAGTGCAGTAATACCTTCATTACCATTGGCAATCAAATGGCTGCAGGACTGTGTCAAACAACACCCTTCCACAAGACTTCAG GTTCTTGTCACTGGATCGCTGCATCTTGTTGGAGATGTGCTAAAGCTCTTGAAAAGATGA